CGTAAATTTAACACATAAATGGTTGACAAAAGGAAGGAAGTATTGTAGTAGAGGGAAATTCCCTAGTGGTTTTACACCAACTTTCTGGGAAACCAAACAAGAATCTTGGAAAATTCCATTgcatttcatttataataaattttgaaaacggcCGGGTTCAAAGCTTTCACTACCGGTGTAGTCATTTCTGGCTGCTTCTGCATGTTTGAATAGTAACAATATTCTAAAACATCCTTCTCAAAATCCCCTcacttctttatttcttttctttttcgtcTTTTTAACTAATTTCTACTTTGaatgttttctgtttttaatatttcattcctTTCCTCTCCCCCATCCATTTCCCTTTTTAGCTCTGTCAAGTCAATGTGGTGATGACTCGCCcctttaatgaaatataacctTTTTGATTGCATTAGAATCATCTATTGTGTTTATATAACTTATCGCGTTAGGATGGCTTTGTCTATCTTAGCTcgttatttgaatgaaaatccTTAAGGTGATATGTTGTGAAGATTGTGTTTTTCATGAATTTCTCATAATCTTAACGAATTtgtgattaaaaaaacaaagaatctTTATACGTTACAAAGCTGCACACCTTGATGTGGGTGGGTCATTGGTGATAAGAAGGGGTCATTTTTGTATCGTGGATTAATTCTGAAAGTGGGATCTCCAAGTTCTTGTAAAAAACATTAATGGCAAAGaacaaagatatataaaatgcTTAGAGATGAGGGGGGGTTTTGGAcctattttcttccattttgtaGTAATTTGTTCTTTGGATTTTTCAAGGAGAATGAATTGGACATGGAAATGGATGTGTCTGAGAcatgtttgtttttgtaaagaatttggttatttctttttattaaacatgaaacTTCATTAGCTAATCGATGTCTGTCCATGCTAGTTGGTGGTCAAGGTTAACTCAGTCTGagttaatattaaaagaagCAAGTGGTTCATGTCAATTGTCACACTGagaaatcttaaaatttattagtgattttaatacaaaaaagaaggagaaaacaaatatcatatattagtcaacaagaaaattataaagaagTCGTCTtgtgcaaatatatataacggGGAAAGCAAAGCTCTAGGCTTCTCCCTCTTTCTGAAAAAATGGCAAAGTTTCcctttctgttttctttcttgttctttgCTCTGATAGTTTCTGGGAATCATGAAACTCAAAGAACTGTGATCTCAAAAATGGTTGATGGTGTAAGAGGAAAAATAGGAGCCATTGTAGACAAAAACTCCAGGATTGGTAAGGAAGAGAGTTTAGCTATGTTGATGGCTGTAGAGGACTTCAACAACGTCAATGATCAAAATTTCAGTTTTGTCATCAAAGACTTCAAGAATGATCCTAATCAAGCGGCTCTTGCAGGTAAGagtttatgtttcttttaattgtaTTGAATGTATTCATAAGTAGTTTTAAACACAATACAGGTAAACCATTGAATTTTCAGCTGAAGATCTGATCAGTATGCAACAAGTTCAGGTTCTCATAGGGCCACAAACCTGGGAAGCAGTTTCTGTAGTTGCCAAGGTTGGAAGCGAGAATAAGATTCCTGTTCTAGCGTTGGCTAATGACATCCCAAAATGGGCAACTGAGAGATTAGCCTTTTTGGTTCAAGCTTCTCCCTCTCAGTTTAATCAAATGAGGGCCATTGCTGCTATTATTGGTTCGTGGGATTGGCGACTGGTTAATGTTATATATGAAGATGGAGATTTCTCTACCGCAGAGGTATTTTCTTACCTTGAACATGCTCTCAAAGATGTAGGAGCTGAAATAAGTGAACTTGTGAGTCTCCCTCAGTTTGATTCTAATTTATTGTCCAATGAATTAGAGAGGCTAAGAAGAGGGCCAAGTAGAGTTTTCGTAGTTCACACGTCTTTTAAGTTTGGGTTGCATCTATTTCAAACTGCAAAAGAGATGGGGATGATGGAAAAAGAGTATGTTTGGATCACTACTGATTCTTTCACAAGCCTTGCACACTCTTTTAATGTTTCTGTCAACTCTTTACTTCAAGGAGTTATTGGAGTCAAGAGTTACTTTCCGGAAAACCATCCTCCATTTCGTAAGTTTTATCGTAGGTTCTGTAGCAGGTTTAGAATAGAGCATTCTGATGAGTACAACCATGAGCCTAGTATTTTCGCGGTACAGGCTTATGATGCTGTGAGAACAGCAGCTATGGCAATGAGTAGAGCCCAAGGAAAAGCTCATCGCTTGTTCAAATTCATCAAGCTCGCTGATTTTCAAGGATTGGGTGGAAATATTCAGTTTAAAGATAGAAAATTAGTCCCAGCCaatacttttcaaataatCAACGTGATGGGAAGGAGTTATAGGGAGTTAGGCTTCTGGTCAGTTGAATTAGGCTTCTCACGGGAGTTGGGGAAAAATTCGTCTACTAGCTCGTCGTTGAAAGATCTTGGCCCAGTGTTTTGGCCAGGTGGATATTTTGAAACTCCTAGGGGATGGGCTATTCCAACAGATGCCAGGCCTTTGAGAATTGGGGTGCCAACTAGTCCCATGTTCAAGCAGTATGTAAATGTGGAAGGAGATCAGATAGGAAACAATTTGTCTTTCAGTGGACTTGCAATTGATCTGTTTAAAGCAACCTTAGACAATTTGTGCGTCCCTCTGCCGCACAAGTTCTATGCATACAGTGGAACATACGATGATTTAGTGAAGCAAATCTATTTAAAGGTAAGGAAAAATTTTCTCATATACTTCATAATATGGCTATGGAAACaccctttctttttatgtttacaTTTAGGAGCTTCCTTTCAAATCATTCATAACGTAATAGAATGTACAGTAATCTCATCTGATCAAAAACTTTATCTGAAGATACTTTGTTTCATTTGAGTAATCAAAGCTAACACTGAAATCTCGTGGAAGGAGGCTTCTGCTTCTAACGGTATTTTCTTGTTCTGCCTGTCGAAGGAATTCGATGCAGCAGTAGGTGACATAGCAATAGTATCAACTCGTTACGAACATGCTGAATTTACACATCCTTACTCTGAAGCAGGACTTGTGATGGTTGTTCCTGCCATAAATAATAGAAGCAATAGAGCATTGTTGTTCACAAAGCCCTTTACTTTGACCATGTGGATTGTAATCTCTGTGGTAAATATCTACAATGGATTTGTTGTTTGGTTTATAGAACGAAATCACGGTCCTGAACCTGAAGGTTCGATGTTTAGTCAAGCTGGAACCATGCTTTGTTCATCCTTCACCACTCTCTTCTCCTTGCAGGGTAACCTTAACTGTTGATGAATTATTGTTCTGCCATTTTTATGTTTCGTAACACAACAGATAATTTAACATCAATATTGGTTGATTTGCTTGGTTAAAGGTAATAGGCTACACAGTAACTTGTCGCGGATGACCATGGTGGTTTGGTTATTTGTGGCACTTGTGATAACTCAGATATACACTGCCAATCTTACTAGCATGCTCACTATTCAACAGCTTGAACCGACTATATCGAACATTGAAACTCTCCGAAGAATGAATGCATTTGTGGGATGTGGCAGAGGATCCTTTGTCAAAGGATATTTGGAGACAGTTCTACACTTCTCTACAGAAGCCATAAAAAACTACTCCACACCCGATGGTTTAGCTGATGCTCTCAGAAACCAAGAGATAGCAGCTACATTTCTTGAAGTTCCTTTTGCAAAACTATTCCTTGCAAAATTTTGCAAAGAGTTCATGATTTCTGGGCCAACCTACAAAGTTGGAGGATTTGGATTCGTAAGATCTTGCTGTTGCTATGTTTACACTTTCTGCATTCTACGACTTTACTTAAACAAGATACGTTCTATAGGTTATACAATTGTGTTGTTGAGTTCTAACGTTTTGCATTCTTAACatgtttggaaaattttttttgtaggcATTTCCAAGAGGCTCTCTGTTGTTACCATATGTGAACCAAGCATTGCTTAAAGTATCTGAAACAGGAAGGTATAGAAAGTTGGAGGACAGCATGATTGCTGGTGAGAAATGTGAGGATGGGGAAGGAAAAGATGGAAGTCCAAGCCTCAGTCCCAACAGcttctttttactatttgtaCTGAGTGCAGGAGTATCAACAATAGCACTCACATTGTATGTCTATAATGCTACTCTTAAGTCTAATCTTCAACAAAACACTATTTGGAGATTGATGATAGCTGTAATGAGAAAATGGGGGAATCATAGAAGACGATTTTCTCGAAGGGTTAGTGAAGAGCCACAAACCATTCCGAATAACTTTCCAAACGTCGAAAACGTGCAAAGTCTAGCTTAGTAAATTGTAGATAGGATTGGAATGACTTTTCAAGTGCTTATAAACACTTATTTAACGTTTAAAAACCGTTTTTAGCACTTGACAAGTCATTTCAAACAGATTTTAATTTGTCACGTTACTAAGACaagagaaggaaaatgaaagtgCTCTATAGTAATTCTAAGGATTCAAAGTTCTAGAGCAACTTCGATCTTATCAATGAAGACTAGGATAAAGATTCAATAACTAGAGAGAGCTCTAGTGGAAGGACAGGAGATAATGTACATAAAAaacagtttttttcttttcaaagttgtttgcaaaaagatggaaaattaaCTGTTTGATCCATGGAATGCACAATTTAGATTCAAATGCTTTCTCTGTGTTAATTAATGTATAAAGttgaaatgaaagtaaaaaaaattgagtaaagaaaaaggaaggcTTAGTATGAGCATAATGAGCTTTTTAGGACCCAAATGGAAGTTGTTTGGGACAACTTAACACACAATACATAGATTAGGAAATTtgagtgaaaaaaagaaattggagtatagcaaattcaagagtttatttttgagtttttgacAAATTGAATCcataatatacatttatacATATTAATGGTGAACATGATAGACCAAAAACTCTAGTCAACTgaccaaactaaaatagatcGGTGTCAAGTTCTAAAtcaagaaatttcaaaaggCTAAACCTACTTACGTTTACTCATCGACGGTCAAGGTCGATTTGAACACTTGCTAAACCGACCATAGATGATTCAATGAcagtttaattg
This is a stretch of genomic DNA from Cucumis sativus cultivar 9930 chromosome 4, Cucumber_9930_V3, whole genome shotgun sequence. It encodes these proteins:
- the LOC101209708 gene encoding glutamate receptor 2.8 isoform X1, whose product is MAKFPFLFSFLFFALIVSGNHETQRTVISKMVDGVRGKIGAIVDKNSRIGKEESLAMLMAVEDFNNVNDQNFSFVIKDFKNDPNQAALAAEDLISMQQVQVLIGPQTWEAVSVVAKVGSENKIPVLALANDIPKWATERLAFLVQASPSQFNQMRAIAAIIGSWDWRLVNVIYEDGDFSTAEVFSYLEHALKDVGAEISELVSLPQFDSNLLSNELERLRRGPSRVFVVHTSFKFGLHLFQTAKEMGMMEKEYVWITTDSFTSLAHSFNVSVNSLLQGVIGVKSYFPENHPPFRKFYRRFCSRFRIEHSDEYNHEPSIFAVQAYDAVRTAAMAMSRAQGKAHRLFKFIKLADFQGLGGNIQFKDRKLVPANTFQIINVMGRSYRELGFWSVELGFSRELGKNSSTSSSLKDLGPVFWPGGYFETPRGWAIPTDARPLRIGVPTSPMFKQYVNVEGDQIGNNLSFSGLAIDLFKATLDNLCVPLPHKFYAYSGTYDDLVKQIYLKEFDAAVGDIAIVSTRYEHAEFTHPYSEAGLVMVVPAINNRSNRALLFTKPFTLTMWIVISVVNIYNGFVVWFIERNHGPEPEGSMFSQAGTMLCSSFTTLFSLQGNRLHSNLSRMTMVVWLFVALVITQIYTANLTSMLTIQQLEPTISNIETLRRMNAFVGCGRGSFVKGYLETVLHFSTEAIKNYSTPDGLADALRNQEIAATFLEVPFAKLFLAKFCKEFMISGPTYKVGGFGFAFPRGSLLLPYVNQALLKVSETGRYRKLEDSMIAGEKCEDGEGKDGSPSLSPNSFFLLFVLSAGVSTIALTLYVYNATLKSNLQQNTIWRLMIAVMRKWGNHRRRFSRRVSEEPQTIPNNFPNVENVQSLA
- the LOC101209708 gene encoding glutamate receptor 2.7 isoform X2; amino-acid sequence: MQQVQVLIGPQTWEAVSVVAKVGSENKIPVLALANDIPKWATERLAFLVQASPSQFNQMRAIAAIIGSWDWRLVNVIYEDGDFSTAEVFSYLEHALKDVGAEISELVSLPQFDSNLLSNELERLRRGPSRVFVVHTSFKFGLHLFQTAKEMGMMEKEYVWITTDSFTSLAHSFNVSVNSLLQGVIGVKSYFPENHPPFRKFYRRFCSRFRIEHSDEYNHEPSIFAVQAYDAVRTAAMAMSRAQGKAHRLFKFIKLADFQGLGGNIQFKDRKLVPANTFQIINVMGRSYRELGFWSVELGFSRELGKNSSTSSSLKDLGPVFWPGGYFETPRGWAIPTDARPLRIGVPTSPMFKQYVNVEGDQIGNNLSFSGLAIDLFKATLDNLCVPLPHKFYAYSGTYDDLVKQIYLKEFDAAVGDIAIVSTRYEHAEFTHPYSEAGLVMVVPAINNRSNRALLFTKPFTLTMWIVISVVNIYNGFVVWFIERNHGPEPEGSMFSQAGTMLCSSFTTLFSLQGNRLHSNLSRMTMVVWLFVALVITQIYTANLTSMLTIQQLEPTISNIETLRRMNAFVGCGRGSFVKGYLETVLHFSTEAIKNYSTPDGLADALRNQEIAATFLEVPFAKLFLAKFCKEFMISGPTYKVGGFGFAFPRGSLLLPYVNQALLKVSETGRYRKLEDSMIAGEKCEDGEGKDGSPSLSPNSFFLLFVLSAGVSTIALTLYVYNATLKSNLQQNTIWRLMIAVMRKWGNHRRRFSRRVSEEPQTIPNNFPNVENVQSLA